The genomic stretch ATTGTGTTCTGGTCTAAATTGACTTAAAACTCATACAAGATTAAAGCATTCACAGACTTTGGAGTTCAAGTTTTAAACTTGCAAACTCGTCAAGGTctaatggaatttttttttgtttctgtttgtttgtttggttttttttttgttggttttttttttttttttttttggcctgtcAAGCTTGGAGGGAGAATTTTTGTGTTTAAGGAAAGTTTTTCAAGAAATATTGGGAAAACTCGCTTTGGCTAGCCACCCCTCTTGAGGTTTCctagtttttgtttttctggtaaGCACATGTATGTATTAAACGCATTCATTCTGTTCTTGTCAATGCACAAAAATTTTCACTTAGAACCCAGGAATTTGCATTACACTTGTGTGATGGAGGGAACCTCCATTGTTGACCTCCCACATTGGAGAAATCTGGGCCATGGCAgcatttgcagcagcagcactaaaaaaaaagtcaaatggGAGCTTCCTGCTGTTTATGTTGACCTTTTCTCTCTTGCCTTGTCATCACTAGATCATTCAACACCAGCCAGCCAGTCTCCTCACTCCTCCAACCCCAGCAGCTTGCCAAGCTCCCCTCCAACCCATAACCACAATTCTGTTCCCTTCTCCAACTTTGGACCTATTGGGACTCCAGACAACAGAGACAGGAGGGTTGCAGACCGCTGGAAAACAGATAAGCCAGGCAAGTGCTGGGTTCCAAGCTCATGGGAAGCTGGCCGGTGGTGTTTGCTTTGCAGTGATTTTGCTACGTTCAGTTGAACTTATCTTTCTGCCATTTTAGCAATGGGAGGGTTTGGCCTGGACTACCTTCCAGCAACATCCTCATCTTCAGAGAGCAGCTGGCACCAGACCAGCACTCCCAGTGGCACCTGGGCAGCCCAAGGCCCTCCAGCTATGGAGGACTCCTCAGCTGTGCTTATGGAGAGCCTGAAGGTACGCTTGACTGAAGGTGTGCTTAGGAAtgggtgtttgtttttcctgtagaTTCACTTATGCAGGCAATGTGGGAGGTGTGACCAGTGCTGGAAGATGTTACGGTTTTCCAGTCCTTGCTGGTTTAGAGTATTTTGCGGGACAAGACCAGGCTACCAGAACCAGAAGAAATTATAAAATTTGCTGTGACTATTCTAAAATGAGTAATGGTTAACATGGGATGATTTTTTATGGTAATGAGGATTCTGGAGGATGATAAGCTTCTTCCAGGGAGCCTCCTTTTGGAATGCCGCCTTTGAAGTTCTACACAACTTTTATGATAAGCCATGTACAAGTGATAAAgagggaaaatagaaaaaattgtctCCGCTTTCTCATCCGTAAGAGGTGGGGGCTGTCTAATGCAAGGAGGTGCTATTGTTGGCTGTTTGTTTTTAGTCCATCTGGTCCAGTTCCATGATGCACCCTGGACcctcagctctggagcagctgttaatgcagcagaagcagaagcagcaacgTGGACAAGGCACCATGAACCCGCCGCATTGAAACCAAGGTGGCAACCCTTGCAAACGAAGGCTCCATAAACCATGGCATGTCGGGTTTGCAGGACTGGCCCACACAGTCCTGTGCAGGTGGCAGCCCTCTCTTCTGGTCCTTGCTGTCAGGAGGGCGTAAGTGCTCCACCAACCCACTGAGTGTGCACAAAACGTCTGCAGTGCAAGAAAACAACATCAGGAACTCTCCCATCCCTGGGCCCtctggagggagagaggaactGCTGTTTGTCTCACTCAGTAACCCGGTATCACCGCCTCTCACCTTCTCCATTGTGCATGTCCCCAGCCACATGGGAAGTAAAAGCTGAGAATGAAGGGCAGATGGGAGAAGCCAATGAGAACTTCTCaatccttttcctctctttgggGAGATAAAATACGAATCCATTAATGATTGCTTTGCTGACTGAGAATGTAGTTGAAATTACTCCTAAACATCTTTATTACTATCTCAGTAGTAAGACCACACTGAATTCTTCCGTACACAGATGTGCTTCATAGTCAGTGTGTAGCAATGAAAGCCCCAATTGCTGCTCTGGTCAGAGATGGTTGGTGGCACGGGGGAGCTCTATCTCCTGGGCTAGCAAAGGAGTTTCATGAAGGAGAGTCTGGCACTTGACACCACTTTACCTTTCACCTAAAGGCTTTGGCCAGCCCATGGGTGGGTTAGAAACTCCAGCATGAAATGCCCTCTTCTCAGTAGGTGTTTGAGCTATAATTGGTGATGTGGGGCATTGCAGCACTCTGCTGGACAAGCAAGTTAACTACTATGGGGTTTTGAATTAATGTTTGATTCCTGTACATTTTACTGTAGCATAGTGGCTAGCCCCACAAAGGGCAGGCTAGTCTGTGCATTCACAGCCTGACTCATTTTAATAGGTAGGTAGAAAGCTTTCaatggtttttggtttgttttttttctttctctctccatcctcccatCTTCGCTGGATGCTAGTAGTTTCATTACCAATGTGCAACATCTTGCAGAAAATAATCAGGGGTCCAGCAGGGCTGGGTAAAGCTGCCAGTCAGCCTGGACAGTGCGGAGTGTATGCACCCCGCAGGCACacatcagctctgcagaaacCCGTCCCCACCCCACacctcccacccccagctgcagccccaaACTTTCGGTTCCAGAATGAAATTCAAGGTACCTGTGGACACACACGAGTGACCCGCACACAGAAGAAAGTATAGTGCTGTTCATAGATGAAAAGGtgcagaagggaaagggaaatgttttatttgctatttattaGAGGGAAAGAAGACTGCAAGCTTTGATAAAGAAAAGGACAGCATTTTTGTtaggtttcccagggaagttatGGAAACAATCTCAATGTCCATTTGCTGTGTTTAGCAGTAGGGATTTGTATTATGATTCAGGATCTCTGAGCTGGAAGtcagctgcagagcaaagcaCATGCAGGAGCCGAAGTGACACTGGAGTCTGGGCAGCCACAAAGAATAAAAGGGAAGATGAAGGAGACACGATACTCCTGCAGGGGTATGAGCAGCTCCCGCACAACCTCCACCTTAGCAACATCACTGTTCTTTGTTGCATTTCGAAGctgtgtttcctttaaaaagtctAAAAGTTTCCACCCAGTGGTAATATGAACCAAACCCCTCTACTtccctccagcccttccagTTTGTGTATTGAGCTGTGCACCCAAGCAGCTGCGACATTCCAGTGTTTGAACTGTCACTGACTCTTGCACCCTAGACGAGCTAACCAGGTTCACCATCTCACTCCAGCAGTGCCAGGGTCCCAGCCACACTGTTCCACTTGTGCATGAGCATCCGGCCTTGGGAATGCATCCGGCTCTCGGCTGGGACACCCCTCCTGCTCTCCAGTGCTTGGAGGAGCGAGGGAAAGGGGCCCCTAACAGAAACTGGTTTGTGTCGTaagctttttttgtgtttttttgtctgtctgtgcaagaactgcagctgctgaaatcagctttgccTTTAATTAAACCATGTTCTCTCCATGCAGGTCTGTGTGTAGTATTTATTTCCTGTATAACTTGGCtgcaggcttttaaaaatgccaCATTTTTCTAGAGAAGTCAGGAAAAGGTTTGAAGTTCCAGTGGGAGGCAGAGGACACAGATCCTCCTGCCGTTGACCTGCCTGCAAATCAGGGTGTTGGCTGTTTGCAGCCAGTTTTTGAGCAGCATACTTCCAAATGTGTCAAAACTACAGTGATGATCTGGTTTTGAAATGACAGGCATTCAATGTAACCAGGGAACTCCTCAGAATAAGTTCCTTTCAAAATAGCTATGATATTTAGGGTATTGGGACAGTGGGGTTGTCCAGAACTTGCATGATAGAATTCCAAGTGGACAAACTGCTGCCCTTGGCACCTTTGAAGCAAGGCACTCCCAAAACTGTGGGTGGCTGGTTCATCTATAGCTTGCGTGTTTTGAGGTACatcattttaaaatgccagtAGGAGTAGCTGTCAGCAAGAAGGACCAGAAATACTGTGAAAGTAGTGCCATGGGCAGAGAAGGGTAAACCTCTTGGACAGGGAAGAGGGCATCAATGTTGTGTACGCTTTTATAAAGGGGCGACTTTGCTGCTGAATGACCTGCTGAGATTTCAGGCAGTGTCTTTCTAAGTTACTGTCTCTTCTGACTGCTGCAAAAATGCTTTGAGATACGGCTCTCAaaggtttaagaaaaaaaaaaaggcatatacTTTTATTGGTGGGGGGTTTTAGCCACCATGGTTTTGAAGTGAATTGTCAATTGAAGCAGGGCAAGTCTGCATGGTGTCTCTTAAGCTCTTGGGGTTGGCAGGGACATTTTAAGGAAGCAAACACTGTTCAGCCTTTCCTGATCTGTAGCTTCTTGAACACCAGTTCCACTTCTGGGTCTCTTGGCAGGGCTGTGAATGCAAGAGGCACCACCCTCATGGGTTTTCCCAGCTCCCGGCACGTCTGCATGAAAGCTTTGTTAAGGACTGGGCAGGTGGGACAGAGGAAGTCTCTTGGCAAGCACAGGTTTTATGACTGAATGCATTCCTAACAGGAGGACAATGAGCAGCTTTTTAGTAAATACCTGTTTTAGAGAacaatgcaaaatgtaaaataaaaaaataaagcttttaacaGAAGTAGCAGTAATATTTAAAGTTCATTTTCAGGTGCAGTGATTAATACAGAAACTCCTTAATTGCAGTGGTTgaattcttaatttctttccacATCCATGACTTTAAGCTCTTCGAAATCACATCTCCAGGTCTTTACTGTTAGACTTTTGAACAAAAGCAGATGGGAAGATGCCTATCTTCCCATTGCACTGGCCTTCTAACCAGTCTTCATTCACTGGAAGATAGAACCAACATGATTTTTGTCACTATATGGAAATATAGGAGCACAATAACCTCACTGTGCTACAGACAGGTCCTAGATCacctttttaaagttttctgcTAAAGCCTGGTGCAGAGAGGAATATGGATGAAAGGGGCTGGGGAGGAATGAGGTAGAGAGCAAGCCTACATGGTATGAAAGAATGCTGGTAGGAAAAGAACAATATAGAGACTGAGGGGCTTAGAAACTGCCTTGAATAGAAAACAGTGGAAACAAAGTGAGTATGGAGAGCGAGGAAACCATCTGAGACCTCAAGCTGTTGTCTTCAAGGTGCCAACTAAACTGCATTTCCACCTGCTGTTCTATGTTTGTGTGAAGAAAAAACCCGGAACAAACCCCCCAGAGCCTCTGCTGCCCTGCGTCGAGTAAAGCTTAGGAGCTCTGAAAGCTCTTGCTGTGGGGGAACCAAAAGAGGTAAGAATGAACTTTTTAGTGGGAAATATTTAGTTCAGCACTGACAGTAGAATTTTGGAGTGGGAGAAGTCATCAATGTATGGTGCGAAACCTCACCTGTAGAGGTGGACTATGATCACTTGTCAACCAGCCAAATCAGTGATAGAGCTACTTCCAGCaaaataacatctttttttttttgcctttaaaacttTTCTGATGCCTTGATTTCATGTAGAAAAGGGAAACAGATGTCCTGGGCAGGGTCTGTCTGTAATTCTTCACCTGATACAGGTTCACTGGCAGTTTTTGCTGAAGCACAGTAGTAACTTCTTCCTCCATCCATTCTGCGCATTTTGCACAGGTTTCAAGGGATCCAACTCAAAAACGTGTACTAGACTATCTACTCTGTATTTAAGTCTCTTCTCATTAAAAGCACCAAAGACTAATACTGAAGGGGATTGAACCTAATGGAAGACTAtgcttaaaaccaaaaccaaacagaaaaaggtgCCAGGTAAGAGATGGGAGTAAGAGCATTCTACCATTGTGGAAGCAGTAGAGAAAATAAGGCATCTCCTTTAAAAACCAACTGTGATCAGTAAGCTTAAACACAGCTCAAGTGAAACCCTCTCATCTGGAAAGTGTTTGGGGAAGAGGGTGGCAGAAACGGGTGTGATGAAAATGTGTTGTCAGATGTGTGTATAACACACTTGGGTGGGAAGCCCATGGtagagctggaggagctctacTGCAGCTACAGCATGAGGCAGCTGCTGTGGAAGAAAGCACTTGTAGAAAGCAATCTTGCAGACTTTAggtcctgcttttttttttttctaccttttctcCATGGGGAAGGAGCAAATTTGCCCTGTGAATGGAAAGTGGAAGCTCGGTGACACAGCTCTTAGCAATGTGAAGGAAGGTAACTCTTGTATGTGCCCTTAGGTTGTCCTTACCCCTGGCTTCCACCTGCCACCTCATGAAATCTCTGCTGGTTTCTTTTCTATGTCTTGTAAAGTGTTTGAGTTCAACGCAAGCTTTCTCAGAGTGCCCTGCAGCAGAAATCTGAGCAGCCTGTTTTCCATCTAAAGGTGGTAAACTGCAGCCTGCAGAAGTTTGCTGTCAGTGAAGGCTACCTGAGCTGTAGGCTGCTGCTCGGCGGGTTTCCAGCATGAAACAGTTTGCTTTAGAGGACAGGGGGATTTGGGGGAAGAGATCAAAGTCCCTAGCAAAGCTCATAAGCTCCACTGAAGAATGTGCATCCAGTGTCTGACCAAATACCTGAGAGTTTTTGGCCTGACTGGCAGATGTTGGAAACACAACTTCCACTGgactgagcagcagctgctgcaggtgctTGGCATCTCGGGCTCAGACCCATGCTCTCACCAGAGCTGAAAGCTCCCTCGCCTGTTGCAGCAGGAGCACAATTACCTTTGGATAGAACAAGTATCACGTCTCCTGCCTGAAACTCCAGGTCTTCAGGTTGGGTGGCTTCATAATTGTACTGTGCTACAACTTGGGTTGGTCCTGTCTCCTCTGGTGTTGCCTCCTGtggcagctcctctggtttGCTGTCTGGTAAAACCCCCTCTCCCTAGGGCAGGAAATAAGCTGGTAAGGACACCTCTTAGATACTCCTTTTTGTTTGTACCAGGATAAGAGACAAGCTCTGTTTCTCTTCACTTGCTCTTTGCTCATCTGCTTTTAAACAGGTCGCTGGCTTGCTTTGAAAGCCACAAGCCTGCACTCACAACAAGGAAAGTAAAGGCAGTATCTGCTTGGGTTCCTtgccaggagcaggcagaagaGGTGGCTACCCCCACTAGCTGTCACTGACCTCCGTGATGTCGCACCAGACTGTCACACAGTTGTCCTGGCTCTGGCTCCAAGCTGCCTCCAGGTTCTCTGTGCTCAGATTCACCAGCGCTTGGCTTTCCACAGGCTTGTACCTGCATGTGCAGAGGACATGGGGTAGGAATGGTAACGCTGAAAACACAACTTTAACTCCCTGCAGCGGGCAGTGCCTCACCTCAGCTGTGTGTGCTCAGGCTGGAGCTCCAGTTTCTTGCAAACCAGGTCCAGTAGCTCCATGTAGGAGAGGCCTGTCTCAACTTGCAGGGCAACTGTGTATTTGTAATGCACTTTGAGAATGCAGGGGCTGGAGATGGCTGATTTCGTTTCCTGCGGGTGGTAAACTGGATGTCAGAGCTTACGTGGCTTGGTGAGGGTAGGGAGAGGGACTGAGATATAGAAACTATGGGTGCCTGAGTCAAATCTGAGCTGTGGGGCATCAGCTGGCTGCTGGTCAGGGAGACACCTCTGCTAGAGTGTGTAGCCTTTGGTACTTCTTTCAGGGCAGGTCAGTGGTTGTGCCACCTAAGCTATCCTGGGCTTGTCCCAGGAGAGAGCAGTCATAGATTAGTCACTTAGCAAACAAATGGTGACTTCTGGGTGACCAAATTTGAGGTGTGTCTACAGTCCAACCCCctcattccttctttttattgAGTTTGGATTGCtgtgttttcccatttctctccccagtGTGACTTCCTGATGCACTGACCCTGCACAGGAGTGTGTGCACTACAGCCAAGCTCTCTTCATTTCTCCCTTCGGAAGTGCTACAGGTCAACTAAGATGGGAGTTGTACAAAGGTTCTGCTGACAGTTGCAGTCTCCACTGTGGAGTGGACTGGAGAACTCCCAAAAAGCAGCCCTAGTCACCTGGTTGGGTCCTGATGACCTGCTCGCCCCTCAGCCTGTTATGTTTTGGAGAGGCTACTGAATGATGAAAACCTAGAACACTTCCAGGGCCAGGGTGCTTGCTGGGCATGCCAGCACCTTCCAACATGCAGTAAATGCAGAGCTGTAACACCAACAACACCTTGGTATCTGCGTTCACAAGATGTTACCTTTGCTGCACCTCTTGGCTGTGTCACAGTAACAGGAGCGCTATCtgtggaggaagaaagaggtggCTCAGGAAGTGGAATAGGGTAAGGATTACTTCTCAGTGCCTAATACACATTCAAATCTCCTGCAGCCTATCATTATCTGTGGCAACATCAACCAGCCCTGGAGCCACTACGGGTCACTTGAGTGAATGCAGCATCAGCTGTGATGGGGTTCATCTGTAAGATTTAGATGTAATCACCAAGCAAAGGTTTATTCTCTGCACTTTCCCTCTCATAGGGATGGGAGTTTTACGGGTCTTTCCTGTGcagactttaaaaataatgaatatgtGAGCTGTCTTTGCTCTTCTGATCTCCCTAGGTCCACACTGGAAACTGGAGACAATCCCCATGCTTCACTGGGGTCGTAGAGCTAAATTAAGACCTCCAAGTATGGTGCTTTCATGTGGGTTTAAGTCTCTTCAAAAGGATCTATGTTTTGTCAGTGTTTTGACACAACTGTGCTTGTTATGGGAAGAGTCAGTGCTATGCAGTTGATTGGAGTCCCACTGCTAAATCTGCACTGGCTTTTGGTACTATAAAGATGTTCTTTGAGGTGGTTGTGTCCCTGAGCTGTTTGCTCTTAACTCGTATGAGCTGTAGTCATCTTCTGTATCAGCTTTACCACTAGACAGCTTTTAAGGTCGCTCTGCCTTGGAAGCAAACTCTGGCAGAAAACTGCAGCGGGTTAACACCCACGTGGTATAGTCTCTGCACATTGGTATTTTTTACCCCAAATGGGTTTTCCTCCAGTGGTGTAGAGCTCGCAGCAAAGCTGCAGGCTCCTACCTCTGAGCACTGCATGATGTTTTCTAAAGAGGGCAACTCTCAACActtcctccttgctcttcttTTCAGCTCGTGTTCTCACATGCTCACAACAGCAATTTTGGACCATGCACCTGAGCACTCCTGTAGCAGTGCGGATGCAGATAGCAGAGCCCTTTTCAGCTTCCCAGCACCCTGAGTCAGCTGTGCTGGGGGTGATGTGGTGGTCCTGGTGCTACCAtccctgccccaggcctgggacATGGGACACTGGGTAGTACTAGCTAGAAATGCCCTTCTCAGGGCAACCACCACAGCTCCTTCACACCTAGCTCAGTTCACAGCAGCACTAAAAACATTGCAGGTGCCCTGCTCAAAGGAGGAGCCTATAAGGAACCTTCTACTCCAAGCTTGAACAAGCTGGCTTATGTGCCTCATTCGTATCCCTAGGACCTTTTTCCCATTAGTTGCTGTGCTAATTTAAGAGCACTAAGGGACTTGCTTTCCTTGGGGACCCACCTGCTCTATTTTATTCCACCATCAGCACTGCAGTTGctgtctctgcctcctgcttTAATGTCCCCCTATCCTTGGGTGCAAATGGGTCTAAGGAATGAAATAGAGATGAGCCCTAGCCTTGGTTTCAAAGTGTGAGGACATGGAACCAAGGAAACCATCTCAAACCTGCTGCCAGGGGTTTCGGCCCTAAGGCACCCCTGTCCCTTCAGCTCCCTGTCACTGACCTGGTGCTGGCCGCCGCGGTTTctctggagcagcagagctTGGTGACTCTGGGATCTCTGCCTCAAGAGGAATTTCTTCCTGTGCCAGATGGGAAGAAGGTAGTGCTGTCAATCCCAGCCTTCCTAAGGGAGCTGGGGTGCTACTGCCCTATGGAGCCTGATCTCCAACCCACTATGTTCCCAAGGTCTATTTGGGGTCTTGAACCAAGGAGGGGTAACTTTGCTACCCCTTATCCCCCTGACATTGCCAACCACCATCTGGGGGGGGGCATTGTCACAGCATCTGCCTACATTTTGCAGGTCTCTGAACTCATGTGAAGGTGACCGTGAGCCAGAACAACCAAGCCCAGCATTATGAGGGGGAGGGATTTGCAGGTATAGGTCCTGCTGGAAGGCCCAGGTGGGTGAATGTGTGGGGATCTGCCCTCCCAAGGACACAAGCTCCTCCTGGGTCTCCTCACCTGGATATGCAGCTTGTTCTGGAGCTCCACAGGCTCGAGGTAGTTGCAGGGAACAAtccctttctgcagggaaaggagagaTGAGTGGTGATTGCTTGGCAAGCAGGCATCCCACTGCTGCCAGACCCAATTGAGCTTGTCCTCACGCTACCCTGAACACAGGAGAGTCCCTGAGGCTGGAAGGTTAGTTGATGCAGGTTGGATGGGTTTCAGCAAACCCTATGGCCTAAGCCAGGGTGGACATAATAAGGGACTTACACTGGAAACTCATATAGCTGCTTACAGCAAGGATTTACCCTTCAAGTTCCACCCCATGCTACCTTTCCGTTGAACATCACTGTTGCCCAGttgtccttctctttcttcaggaCAAAGACAATGTTTCCTGGCAGGacctgcagctcctcagtggTCTCAGGGATGAACTCATACAGAACGCGGTGTGGCTGCCCTTCGAGGGCCCTGGGTGCAGGAGCAGTAGATAGGTCAGGAAGGTGGGTGACATTGTAGCGGAAACCCAGACCTCTGCATCCTTGTTCCTAGCAACCCCTGTTCCCCCTGAGTTTTGGGTTCTGGCTGGATGCTTGGCTGTGATGGTGCAGGATGGAGTTGGACAGGGATGCACGGGTTAGCAGTATTGTCCATCCTTCATCCAATTTACCTGAGGATTTCCGGAGTCTTGGGCCTGGGTGGAGGACCAGAGGCCTGCCAACAAGAaggcaaaaaggaaattatCAGTAATCTGGAGGATTTTGGTTGCTTTGCAGAAATATTCTACAGCTTCTACCATGCCTGTTATTACCCCTACATGGTTCCTTCCTCCCCATGCTGATGGCAGGTCAGATGATTTGAACCAAAATGGagctttttgctgctttgcagggAGCTGAGGTAAGTTTTCGACTGTTTGCCACCCTGATACATAGAGTGCTGTGAGGATTATCACTGGCTTTGCTCCCTCTAAGGAGTAGTTTCCCAATTCTTCCGCCTGCAGTTGGTTTTCAGAGGCACAGTCCTGTGTTCAGTCATGATTCTGGTTTCAGCTCACAGGGGGCTGAGACCGGGGATTTGAGACCAA from Lathamus discolor isolate bLatDis1 chromosome 3, bLatDis1.hap1, whole genome shotgun sequence encodes the following:
- the NCF2 gene encoding neutrophil cytosol factor 2, encoding MSLVETIRLWQEGVCAVDRKEWRAALGAFTAVRNPPAKICFNIGCIHLVLGQLAEAEEAFTRSIGCDKHLAVAYFQRGTVFYQRQNHEKAIEDFKEALAQLRGNQLIDYKILGLRYRLFACEILYNIALVYATMEDWKKAEEHLTRAMSMKSELQHNKIDRAMEAILKQKIGELVAMPAGKLFRPNEKQVAQLEKKDYLGKATVVASVVDKDDFSGFAPLQPQASGPPPRPKTPEILRALEGQPHRVLYEFIPETTEELQVLPGNIVFVLKKEKDNWATVMFNGKKGIVPCNYLEPVELQNKLHIQEEIPLEAEIPESPSSAAPEKPRRPAPDSAPVTVTQPRGAAKETKSAISSPCILKVHYKYTVALQVETGLSYMELLDLVCKKLELQPEHTQLRYKPVESQALVNLSTENLEAAWSQSQDNCVTVWCDITEGEGVLPDSKPEELPQEATPEETGPTQVVAQYNYEATQPEDLEFQAGDVILVLSKVNEDWLEGQCNGKIGIFPSAFVQKSNSKDLEM